A genomic region of Lasioglossum baleicum chromosome 16, iyLasBale1, whole genome shotgun sequence contains the following coding sequences:
- the Fucta gene encoding glycoprotein 3-alpha-L-fucosyltransferase A isoform X1 — MGLPRFSLKGSFFYVLCLSGLLLVILNLLQDEIWHRMRPHPGQTTSVRVSDNTKIKRNWPSKLKKPTMQVLQTRENLKKKLPFEVANLTDITTLSRNTMDALDPSRRPWYMKEGIRRPFPALKSNRTGRRLARLWPEEVAYDDRVTNQLMFVPHDYNKTLSEHQLKKIMVPHGMPEAKVGQDIFLQHRCPVNTCTITREDAADADLILFKDYVTHVGRRSSKQVWMLYFLECPYHTQSVKNAVINWTATYRRDSDIVAPYERWQYYDPSITQISQSFNYAANKTKKVAWFVSNCHPRNQRMLYAKELSKHIQVDIYGTCGTLRCPRSQAQACFDMLDEDYKFYLAFENSNCKDYITEKFFVNGLGHNVLPIVMGAHPTDYARSAPYRSYIHVDEFESPKELAEYLHRLDRDDELYNSYFRWKGTGEFINTYFWCRVCAMLHDDRPPKSYKDVNEWWRGEGVCTTSSWREHDLARAGNLKTT; from the exons ATGGGTCTGCCGCGTTTCTCACTGAAGGGATCCTTTTTCTACGTGCTATGCTTGTCCGGTTTGTTGTTGGTCATCCTGAACCTGTTGCAAGACGAAATATGGCATCGTATGCGACCTCATCCTGGACAGACTACGTCTGTCCGCGTCTCCGACAACACCAAG ATCAAACGAAATTGGCCTTCGAAATTGAAGAAACCGACGATGCAGGTTCTGCAGACTCGGGAAAATCTGAAGAAAAAACTCCCGTTCGAG GTTGCCAACTTGACCGACATTACAACGTTATCGCGAAACACCATGGACGCGTTAGATCCATCGAGGAGACCTTGGTATATGAAAGAAGGAATCAGAAGACCTTTTCCTGCTTTAAAATCAAATCGAACTGGACGAAGACTGGCCCGACTGTGGCCCGAAGAAGTTGCTTACGATGACCGTGTCACGAATCAG TTAATGTTCGTGCCACATGATTACAATAAAACGCTGTCGGAGCATCAATTAAAGAAAATAATGGTACCACATGGTATGCCTGAAGCTAAAGTTGGTCAGGACATATTTCTTCAGCATCGTTGTCCAGTGAACACGTGTACAATTACTAGAGAAGATGCGGCCGATGCCGATTTAATCCTTTTTAAGGATTACGTGACGCATGTGGGCAGAAGATCGTCCAAACAA GTGTGGATGCTGTATTTTTTAGAATGTCCTTATCACACGCAAAGCGTGAAGAACGCCGTGATCAATTGGACGGCAACTTATCGGCGTGACAGTGACATAGTCGCGCCCTATGAAAGATGGCAGTATTACGACCCTAGCATTACACAAATATCGCAGTCGTTTAATTACGCGGCGAACAAGACCAAAAAG GTAGCTTGGTTCGTTTCGAATTGTCATCCCAGAAATCAGCGTATGCTTTATGCGAAAGAACTATCGAAACACATTCAAGTGGACATTTACGGGACCTGCGGTACTCTACGATGCCCACGTTCGCAAGCTCAAGCGTGTTTCGATATGCTTGACGAAGACTACAAGTTCTACCTTGCCTTCGAGAACTCGAACTGCAAGGACTACATCACGGAAAAATTTTTCGTGAACGGCCTTGG ACACAACGTTCTGCCCATCGTGATGGGCGCGCATCCAACGGACTACGCTCGCAGTGCGCCCTACCGGTCCTATATTCATGTGGATGAGTTCGAGTCGCCAAAGGAGCTTGCAGAATATCTTCACCGTTTGGATCGAGACGACGAGCTGTACAATTCGTATTTCCGTTGGAAAGGCACCGGAGAGTTCATCAACACGTATTTCTGGTGTCGAGTGTGCGCAATGTTGCACGACGATCGACCGCCAAAATCGTACAAGGACGTGAACGAATGGTGGAGAGGCGAAGGCGTCTGCACAACGAGCTCGTGGCGCGAGCACGACTTGGCGCGCGCGGGAAATTTGAAAACCACTTGA
- the Fucta gene encoding glycoprotein 3-alpha-L-fucosyltransferase A isoform X2 yields MGLPRFSLKGSFFYVLCLSGLLLVILNLLQDEIWHRMRPHPGQTTSVRVSDNTKVANLTDITTLSRNTMDALDPSRRPWYMKEGIRRPFPALKSNRTGRRLARLWPEEVAYDDRVTNQLMFVPHDYNKTLSEHQLKKIMVPHGMPEAKVGQDIFLQHRCPVNTCTITREDAADADLILFKDYVTHVGRRSSKQVWMLYFLECPYHTQSVKNAVINWTATYRRDSDIVAPYERWQYYDPSITQISQSFNYAANKTKKVAWFVSNCHPRNQRMLYAKELSKHIQVDIYGTCGTLRCPRSQAQACFDMLDEDYKFYLAFENSNCKDYITEKFFVNGLGHNVLPIVMGAHPTDYARSAPYRSYIHVDEFESPKELAEYLHRLDRDDELYNSYFRWKGTGEFINTYFWCRVCAMLHDDRPPKSYKDVNEWWRGEGVCTTSSWREHDLARAGNLKTT; encoded by the exons ATGGGTCTGCCGCGTTTCTCACTGAAGGGATCCTTTTTCTACGTGCTATGCTTGTCCGGTTTGTTGTTGGTCATCCTGAACCTGTTGCAAGACGAAATATGGCATCGTATGCGACCTCATCCTGGACAGACTACGTCTGTCCGCGTCTCCGACAACACCAAG GTTGCCAACTTGACCGACATTACAACGTTATCGCGAAACACCATGGACGCGTTAGATCCATCGAGGAGACCTTGGTATATGAAAGAAGGAATCAGAAGACCTTTTCCTGCTTTAAAATCAAATCGAACTGGACGAAGACTGGCCCGACTGTGGCCCGAAGAAGTTGCTTACGATGACCGTGTCACGAATCAG TTAATGTTCGTGCCACATGATTACAATAAAACGCTGTCGGAGCATCAATTAAAGAAAATAATGGTACCACATGGTATGCCTGAAGCTAAAGTTGGTCAGGACATATTTCTTCAGCATCGTTGTCCAGTGAACACGTGTACAATTACTAGAGAAGATGCGGCCGATGCCGATTTAATCCTTTTTAAGGATTACGTGACGCATGTGGGCAGAAGATCGTCCAAACAA GTGTGGATGCTGTATTTTTTAGAATGTCCTTATCACACGCAAAGCGTGAAGAACGCCGTGATCAATTGGACGGCAACTTATCGGCGTGACAGTGACATAGTCGCGCCCTATGAAAGATGGCAGTATTACGACCCTAGCATTACACAAATATCGCAGTCGTTTAATTACGCGGCGAACAAGACCAAAAAG GTAGCTTGGTTCGTTTCGAATTGTCATCCCAGAAATCAGCGTATGCTTTATGCGAAAGAACTATCGAAACACATTCAAGTGGACATTTACGGGACCTGCGGTACTCTACGATGCCCACGTTCGCAAGCTCAAGCGTGTTTCGATATGCTTGACGAAGACTACAAGTTCTACCTTGCCTTCGAGAACTCGAACTGCAAGGACTACATCACGGAAAAATTTTTCGTGAACGGCCTTGG ACACAACGTTCTGCCCATCGTGATGGGCGCGCATCCAACGGACTACGCTCGCAGTGCGCCCTACCGGTCCTATATTCATGTGGATGAGTTCGAGTCGCCAAAGGAGCTTGCAGAATATCTTCACCGTTTGGATCGAGACGACGAGCTGTACAATTCGTATTTCCGTTGGAAAGGCACCGGAGAGTTCATCAACACGTATTTCTGGTGTCGAGTGTGCGCAATGTTGCACGACGATCGACCGCCAAAATCGTACAAGGACGTGAACGAATGGTGGAGAGGCGAAGGCGTCTGCACAACGAGCTCGTGGCGCGAGCACGACTTGGCGCGCGCGGGAAATTTGAAAACCACTTGA